GCGTCGTTCCGCATCCGTCCGACGCCATACGTCGGCATGCGACGGCGCCCTTGTCCGGAACTGTCCGGGTTTCCGATCGGGCGGCGCCCACGCGCCAGAATGACGTCGCGGCGAGCCACCCGAGGCTCGCGACATGCGCGTCGGCGGCACCGCCGACAGGACGAGTCGGTATCGACCAAGAGAGCAGGATTATGACCACGGGACAGAAGCGCCGCGCCAGACGGCGATACGACGAAGGGACGCGACGGGGTCGTCTCATGAGCTGGGGAGCCCTCTCGGTCGCAGCGGGGCTCGTCCTGGCGGGAGTCGCGCCCGCGGCGCATGCGGTGTCGAGGGTCTCCACGGATGCGCTCGGTGGGACGACGGCGGAGACGCCGTCGGTCTCGCTCGGCGCGGACGCCGTGTCGGCATGGGAGGTCGCACGCAGCGGCATCCAGGTCGAGGGCACGGGATTCGGACCGGGCGCGGCGGTGACGGCGTCCATCGACGGGGTCGACGGCGGCCAGTTCACCGCGGATGAACAAGGACGCGTGAGTCTCACGCTCACCGTCGAGCTCAGTTCGGGAACGCACACGGTCGCGCTCGTCTCCGGGGATCAGAGTGCCTCGGCCTTGTTCGAGATCGTGCCGGACGAGGAGTTCTACGCCGACGAGATCGGCGCCTATGAGGACGCTTATGCGTGGGCGTCTCGCCGCGTGGTGACCGAGAGCGAGCTCGCAGAAGCACCCGTCGAGCTGATCGGGCGCGAACTGCCGGCGGGTTCGTCCGTCGAGCTGCGGGTCGACGACGAGACGGTCGACGTTCTCACGTCGAACTCCATCGGACGCGTCGACGGACTGCTGTCCGCGCCGCTGGCGATCGGCGAGCACGCCGTGTCCTTCGTGCATCCCGCCGCGAGCGTCTCGGTCCTTCTCGACGTCGTCTCAGACGCGCAGGGCGATCCCGCTCCCGCCGGCGTCTACGAGGGCGAGTCGTGGACCACACGGGTCGGCGGCAGAGACTACGCGGACATCTCGCCCGATCCCTGGCGATTCCCGGTCGAGCTCGAGATCGGAGAGGACGGGGAGCTGAGCCGGTTCTCGACGCAGTTCTGGTGGGCGTGTCGCGAGAACGCCCTGACGGGCACCTCCGACTTCGTGCTCCCCGACGCGGGAGCTCCGACGGTCGGACAGCCGTTCGAGATCCGCTGGGGGGACGCAGGCTTCGACTACACGCTGTTCGGCGTGATCGGGGCGGACGGAGAGGCGTCGGGCTATGGGCAGGCAGACCACGGTGCATGCGGAGTGCACGAGTTCGCGTGGACGGCGAGCACCGAGGTCGGGCCCGCGCCGGACCCGGAGCCTACTCAGGCGCCGACCCCGGACCCCGAGCCCACGCCCACTCCGGACCCGGAGCCTACTCAGGCGCCGACCCCGGACCCCGAGCCCACCCAGGCGCCCGAGCCGGAGCCCACGGGGGAGCCGGGAGACCCGAACGGTCAGATCCCTCAGGAGACCCCGAGCCGTGACGCCCTTCCCGACGACCTCCAGGGTGCGATCGTCGCTCCTGCGACTGCGCAGGAGGGCGCGACGATCCGCGTGGGCGTCGGAGCGGAGATCGCGGGTCAGCGCATGGGAGTCTGGCTCTTCTCCGACCCGGCGTACCTGGGCGCGCACACGCCCGCGGCGGATGGCACGGCGCGGGTGACGCTTCCCGGAGGGACGACGGGTGAGCACGTGATCGCGGCGTACGCCGCCGACGGCTCGCCGATCGGCTGGACGACGATCTCGATCGTCCCGGCGGGCGTCGACCCGGACGGCGAGCTCGCCCCGACGGGTGAGAGTCCTCTTCCGGCGGTGCTCGCGCTCGCGGGCGCCCTGGTCGTGGGATCGTCCGCCGTCGTCATCGGGTCGCTCCGGCGGAGCCGTTCGCGGAGCGCTCGCGTCTGATCGGAGACGTCCACGCAGGAGATGGGCCGGAGCGCGAGCACGCTCCGGCCCATCCGCGCGTCGCAGAGGTCGTCGCCGCTCGCGTGGCGCTCGGCGCCGACAGCGGGCGCGGCCGCCAGACGACGGAGGCGCCTGCCAGGATGACCGCGACCGCTCCGGCGAGCGCCCCGACGACCGGTCTCCTGCGGCCTCGTGGCGCGGGCTCAGCGCTCGGGGGAGGTCCCGACGACGCTGCCTCCTCGCTGCCGTCCCGCCCGTCGGTGGACGACGCCTGCGGAGCCGATGCGACATGCCCCATCCGTGCCGGCGTGCACGTGCCCTCGGGTGGGCGGGCCCCGGAACTAGGATGGTCGGGTGACCACCGGATTCGATCTGTACCCCGACAGGAACGTCGTCGCCATCCGCGTCGACGGCGAGCTCAAGGACCTCGCCACGGAGATCGGCGAGACGGAGGCGACGGAGCCGGTCACGATCGACAGCCCGGACGGGCTGGCCGTCCTGCGGCACTCGACGGCCCACGTCCTCGCCCAGGCGGTGCAGAGGATCAATCCGAAGGCGAGGCTCGGCATCGGCCCCTTCATCGCCGACGGCTTCTATTACGACTTCGGCGTGGACGAGCCGTTCACTCCCGACGACCTCAAGGCCGTCAAGAAGGAGATGCAGCGCATCGTCAAGGACGGCCAGCGCTTCGTGCGCCGGGTCGTCACCGACGACGAGGCACGCGCCGAGCTCGCCGACGAGCCGTTCAAGCTCGAGCTCATCGGGCTCAAGGGCGGCACGAAGGAGGCGGCCGAGGGCGCGAACGTCGAGGTCGGCGCCGGCGAGCTGACGATCTACGACAACGTCGACCCGAAGACGGGCGAGACGCAGTGGAAGGACCTGTGCCGCGGGCCCCACGTGCCCTCGACACGCGTGCTCGGCAACGGCTGGGACATCGTGCGGATCGCCGGAGCCTACTGGCGGGGGAGCGAGAAGAACCCCCAGCTCCAGCGCATCTACGGCACCGCGTGGCCGACGAAGGACGACCTGAAGGCGTACCAGGACCGCCTCGCCGAGGCCGCGCGCCGCGACCACCGGAAGCTCGGGCGCGAGCTCGACCTGTTCTCGTTCCCGGACGAGATCGGCTCGGGGCTCTCCGTGTGGCATCCGAAGGGCGCGATCGCGCGCGGCGAGATGGAGCAGCACGCACGCCGCCGCCACATCGCGGAGGGCTACAGCTACGTCTACACGCCGCACATCACGAAGAAGGACCTCTTCGTGACCTCCAACCACCTCGTCACCTACGCCGACGGCATCTGGCCGCCGATCCGGATGGACGAGGAGCGCGACGAGGACGGCAACGTCACGAAGCAGGGCGTCGACTACTACCTCAAGCCGATGAACTGCCCCATGCACATCCTCATCTACAAGGAGCGGGCGCGCAGCTACCGCGACCTCCCGCTGCGGCTGGCGGAGAACGGCACGGTGTACCGCAACGAGCTCTCCGGCGCGCTGCACGGCCTCACCCGCGTGCGGGGCTTCACGCAGGACGACGCGCACCTGTTCGTGACCCCCGACCAGCTGGAGGCCGAGACGACGAAGGTGCTCGAGTTCGTCCTGTCCCTCCTGAAGGACTTCGGTCTCGAAGACTTCCGCCTCGAGCTCTCCATGCGCGACGACGAGAAGTCGAAGTGGATCGGCGACGAGGCGGTCTGGGAGACCGCGACGGACGCGCTGCGGCGCGTGGCGCGGTCCACAGGTCTGAGCCTCGTGGAGGAGCCGGGCGAGGCGGCGTTCTACGGTCCGAAGATCGACCTCAAGGTCACCGACGCGCTGGGCCGGTCCTGGCAGCTCTCGACCGTGCAGCTCGACTTCAACCTCCCGGAGCGCTTCGAGCTCGAGTACACGGCCGCCGACGGGTCGAAGCAGCGCCCGATCATGATCCACCGCGCGCTGTTCGGCTCGGTCGAGCGGTTCTTCGCGATCCTCCTCGAGCACTACGCGGGCGACTTCCCGCTCTGGCTCGCGCCGTCGCAGGTCGTGGGCGTGCCCGTCGCCGACGAGTTCGGCCCGTATCTGGACGAGGTGACGGAGAAGCTCGTCCGCGCAGGCGTGCGTGCGGAGGTCGACCGCTCCGACGACCGCATGCAGAAGAAGATCCGCACGCATACGACGGGCAAGGTCCCGCTCATCCTCATCGCGGGGGAGCAGGACCGCTCGGCGGGCACGGTGTCGTTCCGCTTCCGCGACGGCTCGCAGCGCAACGGCGTGCCGATCGACGAGGCCGTCGCGCTCGTGCAGGCGGCGATCGACGGGAAGAAGCTCGTGCTGACCGACGAGGACCTCTGACATGACGACCGAGGACGAGGCCCGGGAGGAGTTCGCACGTCTCGAGCCGTCATCGGACTTCGCCTCGTCGTCCGACGCGTTCCAGCGCCTGTGGACGCCGCATCGCATGGCGTACATCACCGCGGGCGCGGATGCGAACCGCGGGTCGTCGTGCCCGTTCTGCGCGGCCCCGGGCAAGTCCGACGAGGACGGCCTGATCGTCCATCGCGGCGAGCACGCGTTCGTCCTGCTGAACCTCTTCCCGTACAACTCCGGGCATCTGCTCGTCTGCCCGTATCGTCACATCGGGCTCTACGACGAGGCCGACCCCCACGAGACAGCCGAGATCGCCTATCTCACCCAGACGGCGATGCGCGTGCTGCGGCGGGTCTCGCGGTGCGACGGCTTCAACGTCGGGATGAACCAGGGGGCGGTGGCGGGCGCGGGCGTGGAGGAGCACCTGCACCAGCACATCGTGCCGCGATGGACGAGCGACGCGAACTTCCTCCCGGTCATCGCCAAGACGAAGGCGTTGCCGCAGCTCCTCGGCGAGGTGAGGGAGGCCGTCGCGGACGCCTGGCCGGACGAGAGCTGAGGGCCCCTCTCAGCGGTCGCCCGCCCGGACGGCGGCGACGGCCGCCTCGAGATCGGCGGCGAGGGACTCTGCCCCGTCGTCGTCGAGGTCGTGCACGGTGACGCGCAGGTGGGGCGACGGCGCGCCGGTGTCGGCGAGCCGGAACTCGTCGCCGGTGCGCGCGAGCCAGCCGCGGCGCGCGAGATGCTCCGACACCGGGCGGGCGGCGACCGGCAGCTCCGCCCAGAGGCTGAGCCCGTCGCCGGGCGAGGCCGCGATGCCGTGCCGTGCGAGGCGTGCGACGAAGGCGCTGTTCCGCTCGGCGTAGTGCGCGCCCGCGCGGGAGATCGCCGACACGACCTCCTCGTCCGTCACGAGCGCGTGCACAAGACGCTGCAGCAGGTGGCTCACCCAGGTCGTCCCGGGGCTCAGCCGCATCGCCAGGCGCTCTGCGGTCTCGGGATCGGAGGCGGCCACGGCCAGGCACATGTCCGGGCCGAGGAACTTCGACACCGAGCGGACGAGCGCCCAGCGCCGGTGGTCCGGGCCGATGAGCGAGTGGAAGGGCCGCTGCGACAGCATCGAGAAGTGATCGTCCTCGACGACGAGGACATACGGATGGTCGCGGAGCACGGCGCGCAGCTCGGCGGCGCGACGTCCGGTCAGGGCGGCGCCGGTGGGGTTCTGGCCGCGCGGCGTGCACACGACGGCACGCACGCCGTCCGCGAGGGCGGCGCGGAGCCCGTCCACGGTCATCCCCTCCGCGTCCACCGGGACCGGCACCGCACGGTATCCGCCCAGGCGCGCCGTGTGGATGCTCGCGAGGAAGCACGGGTCCTCGAGCGCCACGGCGTCGTCCCGCACGAGGGCCTGGGCGAGCAGGCGCTCGACGGCGTCGACCGCGCCGCTGGTCACCGTGAGCGCCATGCGATCGGCGGGAGCGAGGTCCGGGGCCATCCATCCGGTCGCCCACGCCTCCAGGCCGGGATCGATGACCGGCTCGCCGTAGAGGACGGGGCGTCCGGCGACCCCGGCGAGCGCGGCGGACGGGTCGGGGATGAGCCGGGGGTCGGGATTGCCGCTTCCGACGTCGCGGAGGGCGCCGTCGCCGCCGTATCCTTCCTGGGCGATGCCAGGCCTCCCCACGACGCGGGTGCCGCCACGACCGAGAGCCACGACGAGGCCGGCCTGTGCCAGCTGCCGGTACGCGGCGATCGCCGTGTTGCGGTTGATCCCGAGCCGCTCGGCGAGGGCGCGCACCGGGGGCAGCGTGTCTCCCGGGGCCAGCGCGCCTCGCTCCAGCAGCGCACGCACGCTGTCGGCGACCTCCGCCGCCGTCCGCCCGCTGATCGCGCCGTTCATGTCCTCGCCCTTCGCCTCATCGAGTGTAGGGGGCGTGCTCATGCTAGCTTTTGGCCTAGGTCAATATTCCGATCGATCCCCTGCCGTCCTCGCGGGACGGCGACGTGAGAGGAACCCCATCGTGTCCACTGCCACCGGAACGGCGCGCGTCAAGCGCGGTCTCGCCGAGATGCTCAAGGGCGGCGTCATCATGGACGTCGTCACGGCGGAGCAGGCGCGCATCGCAGAGGACGCCGGCGCCGTCGCCGTCATGGCTCTCGAGCGCGTGCCCGCGGACATCCGCGCCCAGGGCGGTGTGGCGCGCATGAGCGCCCCCGACCTCATCGACGAGATCGTCGCGTCGGTGTCCATCCCGGTCATGGCGAAGGCGCGCATCGGCCACATCGTCGAGGCGCAGGTCCTCCAGGAGCTCGGCGTCGACTACATCGACGAGTCGGAGGTGCTCTCGCCCGCCGACTACGTCAACCACATCGACAAGTGGGGGTTCACGGTCCCGTTCGTGTGCGGTGCGACGAACCTCGGGGAGGCGCTGCGGCGCATCTCGGAGGGGGCCGCGATGATCCGCTCGAAGGGGGAGGCCGGCACGGGAGACGTCTCGGAGGCGACCAAGCACATCCGCCGCATCACGGGCGACATCAACGTGCTCCGCTCGAAGACCAAGGACGAGCTCTACGTCGCCGCCAAGGAGCTGCAGGCCCCCTACGAGCTCGTCGCCGAGGTCGCCGCGACCGGGAGGCTCCCCGTCGTGCTCTTCACCGCGGGAGGCGTCGCGACCCCGGCGGACGCCGCGCTCATGATGCAGCTGGGCGCGGACGGCGTCTTCGTCGGCTCCGGGATCTTCACGTCCGGCGATCCCGCCCGGCGGGCGGCCGCCATCGTGAAGGCGACGACGTTCTTCGACGACCCCCGCGTGATCGCCGAGGCGTCGCGCGGTCTGGGCGAGGCCATGGTCGGCATCAGCGTGGCCGATCTGCCCGCTCCCCACCGGCTCGCCGATCGCGGCTGGTGACGGATGGCCGATGTCCGCGTCGGCGTGCTCGCGCTCCAGGGCGATGTCCGGGAGCACGTCGTCCTGCTGACGCATCTCGGCGCCGACGTCGTCCGCGTGCGGCGTCCTGAGCAGCTCGAGGGCATCGACGGGCTCGTGCTCCCGGGAGGGGAGTCGAGCGTCATCGACACGCTCGCGCGCGCCTTCGGCCTGCGTGATCCGGTCGTCGCGGCGATCGCCGACGGGATGCCCGTGTACGGCACGTGCGCGGGGCTCATCCTGCTCGCCGACCGCCTGAGCGACGGCATCGCGGGGCAGCGGACCTTCGGCGGGCTGGACGCGACCGTCCGCCGGAACGCGTTCGGAGGCCAGGCCGAGTCGTTCGAGACGGAACTCGACGTGCCGGCCGTCGGATCATCGGCGGTCCGCGCGACGTTCATCCGCGCACCGGTCGTGGAGTCCGTCGGACCGGCGGCGACGCCGCTCGCGACGCTGCCGGACGGCCGGATCGTGGCGGTCGAGCAGGGGCCGATCCTGGGCACCGCCTTCCATCCCGAGGTGTCGGGGGAGGAGC
This window of the Microbacterium sp. AB genome carries:
- a CDS encoding aminotransferase class I/II-fold pyridoxal phosphate-dependent enzyme, which encodes MNGAISGRTAAEVADSVRALLERGALAPGDTLPPVRALAERLGINRNTAIAAYRQLAQAGLVVALGRGGTRVVGRPGIAQEGYGGDGALRDVGSGNPDPRLIPDPSAALAGVAGRPVLYGEPVIDPGLEAWATGWMAPDLAPADRMALTVTSGAVDAVERLLAQALVRDDAVALEDPCFLASIHTARLGGYRAVPVPVDAEGMTVDGLRAALADGVRAVVCTPRGQNPTGAALTGRRAAELRAVLRDHPYVLVVEDDHFSMLSQRPFHSLIGPDHRRWALVRSVSKFLGPDMCLAVAASDPETAERLAMRLSPGTTWVSHLLQRLVHALVTDEEVVSAISRAGAHYAERNSAFVARLARHGIAASPGDGLSLWAELPVAARPVSEHLARRGWLARTGDEFRLADTGAPSPHLRVTVHDLDDDGAESLAADLEAAVAAVRAGDR
- the thrS gene encoding threonine--tRNA ligase; this translates as MTTGFDLYPDRNVVAIRVDGELKDLATEIGETEATEPVTIDSPDGLAVLRHSTAHVLAQAVQRINPKARLGIGPFIADGFYYDFGVDEPFTPDDLKAVKKEMQRIVKDGQRFVRRVVTDDEARAELADEPFKLELIGLKGGTKEAAEGANVEVGAGELTIYDNVDPKTGETQWKDLCRGPHVPSTRVLGNGWDIVRIAGAYWRGSEKNPQLQRIYGTAWPTKDDLKAYQDRLAEAARRDHRKLGRELDLFSFPDEIGSGLSVWHPKGAIARGEMEQHARRRHIAEGYSYVYTPHITKKDLFVTSNHLVTYADGIWPPIRMDEERDEDGNVTKQGVDYYLKPMNCPMHILIYKERARSYRDLPLRLAENGTVYRNELSGALHGLTRVRGFTQDDAHLFVTPDQLEAETTKVLEFVLSLLKDFGLEDFRLELSMRDDEKSKWIGDEAVWETATDALRRVARSTGLSLVEEPGEAAFYGPKIDLKVTDALGRSWQLSTVQLDFNLPERFELEYTAADGSKQRPIMIHRALFGSVERFFAILLEHYAGDFPLWLAPSQVVGVPVADEFGPYLDEVTEKLVRAGVRAEVDRSDDRMQKKIRTHTTGKVPLILIAGEQDRSAGTVSFRFRDGSQRNGVPIDEAVALVQAAIDGKKLVLTDEDL
- the pdxS gene encoding pyridoxal 5'-phosphate synthase lyase subunit PdxS, which codes for MVSTATGTARVKRGLAEMLKGGVIMDVVTAEQARIAEDAGAVAVMALERVPADIRAQGGVARMSAPDLIDEIVASVSIPVMAKARIGHIVEAQVLQELGVDYIDESEVLSPADYVNHIDKWGFTVPFVCGATNLGEALRRISEGAAMIRSKGEAGTGDVSEATKHIRRITGDINVLRSKTKDELYVAAKELQAPYELVAEVAATGRLPVVLFTAGGVATPADAALMMQLGADGVFVGSGIFTSGDPARRAAAIVKATTFFDDPRVIAEASRGLGEAMVGISVADLPAPHRLADRGW
- the pdxT gene encoding pyridoxal 5'-phosphate synthase glutaminase subunit PdxT, translated to MADVRVGVLALQGDVREHVVLLTHLGADVVRVRRPEQLEGIDGLVLPGGESSVIDTLARAFGLRDPVVAAIADGMPVYGTCAGLILLADRLSDGIAGQRTFGGLDATVRRNAFGGQAESFETELDVPAVGSSAVRATFIRAPVVESVGPAATPLATLPDGRIVAVEQGPILGTAFHPEVSGEERFHRRFLDRVREAV
- a CDS encoding HIT family protein codes for the protein MTTEDEAREEFARLEPSSDFASSSDAFQRLWTPHRMAYITAGADANRGSSCPFCAAPGKSDEDGLIVHRGEHAFVLLNLFPYNSGHLLVCPYRHIGLYDEADPHETAEIAYLTQTAMRVLRRVSRCDGFNVGMNQGAVAGAGVEEHLHQHIVPRWTSDANFLPVIAKTKALPQLLGEVREAVADAWPDES